AGTGGGTGATGCTGCCAACTTACTGATTTAGTGTATGATGGTGTTTTTGAGGTGCTCCAGTGGCTTCTGTTTCTATCAGCTGTCCCTCCTGTTCAGCTACTGACGGGGTGGTGCGTAACGGCAAAAGCACCGCCGGACATCAGCGCTATCTCTGCTCTCACTGCCGTAAAACATGGCAACTGCAGTTCACTTACACCGCTTCTCAACCCGGTACGCACCAGAAAATCATTGATATGGCCATGAATGGCGTTGGATGCCGGGCAACCGCCCGCATTATGGGCGTTGGCCTCAACACGATTTTCCGCCATTTAAAAAACTCAGGCCGCAGTCGGTAACCTCGCGCATACAGCCGGGCAGTGACGTCATCGTCTGCGCGGAAATGGACGAACAGTGGGGATACGTCGGGGCTAAATCGCGCCAGCGCTGGCTGTTTTACGCGTATGACAGGCTCCGGAAGACGGTTGTTGCGCACGTATTCGGTGAACGCACTATGGCGACGCTGGGGCGTCTTATGAGCCTGCTGTCACCCTTTGACGTGGTGATATGGATGACGGATGGCTGGCCGCTGTATGAATCCCGCCTGAAGGGAAAGCTGCACGTAATCAGCAAGCGATATACGCAGCGAATTGAGCGGCATAACCTGAATCTGAGGCAGCACCTGGCACGGCTGGGACGGAAGTCGCTGTCGTTCTCAAAATCGGTGGAGCTGCATGACAAAGTCATCGGGCATTATCTGAACATAAAACACTATCAATAAGTTGGAGTCATTACCGGGAATCCCTGTGGGCGGTTTTAACCCGATCAAGTATGGGGCGCTTCCCATTGAAACACTCATTAATGACATATTCAGCATTTCGCCTGCTGAGAGCGAATATGGCCCCTGGCATAAAAAGGAGTTTATTCCTTTCGCTTACGATAATGGCGGCAATCCTTTTTTTCTTTCATTAAAAGCAAGCGATTACGGCCATATCTATCTCTACGCCCAAGATGGCGATGCCCTCTTTAAGGTTGCAGAGTCATTTAATGATTTTATAAGAGCATTATACCGGTTTTAAATGTGCTTATTTTCAGGATAAAGGCGAGATAGCGTCCGGCGGTTTTTCCTTTTCCGTTGCCTCACAAGCTTTATCAGCCTGATTTTCCCTGACGCTTTTTATCAATTAATGCTTATCTGTTACCGCATCGGTTATATTGCCTGATCATATGCACAGTAAAATCATAAGAAAATAGAGAATTATCGCTGCTATTGCATAACCACAGGGCATATAACTTATTGTCTGTATTGAATAAATTTCACATAAGGCGGGAAATTGTCCTCAGGGCTTTTAATTGCCCGACGAAACGCGTTATCCTCTGCCGGAAATGCGGTTTATCTTAACGCAAATACACCCAGCATAAATGTGCGATTTTTAATATGGCGGTCGCCCGTGCGGCGTCGTGTTTTCTTTTTTTAACAGGTAGCAGAGCGTGTTACGCCCAAAATAGATAAAGACTGAGTTATGAATTTATTCCCCGTTAGTGACAGTAACGAAAGTGAATTAACCTTTGTCGTTTCCCGAGCCTCTGCCAATGCGGATGATAAGGTCCATGCCGTCGCCGCCCGCATCGTCAGAGAAATGGAAACCTCCCTGCCCGAATTCCGTCTGGAATCCACGGAGATGACCGTGATCGACGGCGAACCCGCGGTCGATATGTTTTATCAGTATATGGAAGACAATACGCCGGTGTTTCAGCGCCAGACGGTGATTCTGATAAACGATGCGCAGGAAGGTAAAAAGATGGTGAGCTATATCGGCACCTGCATCGGTGAATTTCTGGATTCACACCACTGGCAGTATCAGGAAATTATGCAGAGCATCAAGTTTCACCGTCAGCGGAAAAGCGCCTGAAGGCAATGGAGAGCGCAGGGAAGGGATGAAAGAGCGCCGCCCGAATGAGCGGCGCAGAGCATTACGCTTTTTTCGCTTCTTCAGCGGCTTTCACGATAACCGCGAACGC
This sequence is a window from Cronobacter sakazakii. Protein-coding genes within it:
- a CDS encoding DcrB-related protein, which gives rise to MNLFPVSDSNESELTFVVSRASANADDKVHAVAARIVREMETSLPEFRLESTEMTVIDGEPAVDMFYQYMEDNTPVFQRQTVILINDAQEGKKMVSYIGTCIGEFLDSHHWQYQEIMQSIKFHRQRKSA
- a CDS encoding IS1-like element IS1B family transposase (programmed frameshift) encodes the protein MASVSISCPSCSATDGVVRNGKSTAGHQRYLCSHCRKTWQLQFTYTASQPGTHQKIIDMAMNGVGCRATARIMGVGLNTIFRHFKKLRPQSVTSRIQPGSDVIVCAEMDEQWGYVGAKSRQRWLFYAYDRLRKTVVAHVFGERTMATLGRLMSLLSPFDVVIWMTDGWPLYESRLKGKLHVISKRYTQRIERHNLNLRQHLARLGRKSLSFSKSVELHDKVIGHYLNIKHYQ